From Pyrenophora tritici-repentis strain M4 chromosome 1, whole genome shotgun sequence, the proteins below share one genomic window:
- a CDS encoding ProP, Permease major facilitator superfamily yields the protein MARWNTAANHGGGVHDRIEAPVTVRGYLLCVFAAFGGILFGYDSGYINGVLGMNFFKQRFGSPSNDKDAYSGLMYRTWEKSLIVSILSAGTFFGALIAGSVADWIGRRSTIIAGCGIFSLGVALQVASTSVGVLVPGRLIAGFGIGFVSAVIILYMSEIAPKRFRGAIVSGYQFCITIGLLLAAVVDNRTQHRMDSGSYRIPMSLQWLFALVLGVGLFLLPESPRWYIKKGRNTDAARALATLRGQSPNSDYVNDELKELVANHEYEMRTMRAGWGDCFTGGWKPSSNLRRVVLGMALQMMQQWTGVNFIFYYGSTFFKTVGIQNAFLVSMITTAVNVGSTPISFWQLRSSAAAHS from the exons ATGGCCCGCTGGAATACTGCAGCCAACCATGGCGGTGGCGTACACGATCGTATCGAGGCCCCCGTCACAGTTCGCGGCTACCTTCTGTGCGTCTTCGCAGCCTTTGGTGGCATTCTCTTCGGCTACGACTCGGGATACATCAATGGCGTTCTGGGCATGAACTTCTTCAAGCAACGTTTCGGGA GCCCGTCAAATGACAAGGACGCCTACAGCGGCCTCATGTATAGGACGTGGGAGAAGTCTCTTATCGTCTCTATACTCTCCGCTGGTACCTTTTTCGGTGCCCTCATTGCGGGTTCTGTAGCCGACTGGATTGGTCGCCGCTCCACCATCATCGCGGGATGCGGCATCTTCTCCCTCGGTGTGGCTCTGCAAGTTGCTTCTACTTCAGTCGGTGTGCTTGTTCCTGGCCGTCTGATTGCAGGCTTTGGTATTGGATTCGTGTCCGCTGTCATCATCCTTTACATGTCCGAGATCGCCCCCAAGCGCTTCCGCGGTGCCATTGTCTCTGGTTATCAATTCTGTATCACCATTGGCCTGTTGTTGGCTGCCGTAGTCGACAATAGAACACAGCATCGCATGGACTCGGGATCATATCGCATTCCTATGAGCCTTCAGTGGTTGTTCGCTCTGGTCCTCGGTGTCGGTCTCTTTCTACTCCCGGAATCCCCTCGTTGGTATATCAAGAAGGGTCGCAATACAGATGCCGCTCGCGCTCTCGCTACTCTGCGTGGTCAGTCCCCTAACTCCGACTATGTCAATGACGAGCTGAAGGAGCTGGTCGCCAACCATGAATATGAGATGCGCACCATGCGAGCGGGCTGGGGTGATTGCTTTACTGGTGGTTGGAAGCCGTCTAGCAACCTCCGCCGTGTCGTGTTGGGAATGGCTCTTCAGATGATGCAGCAGTGGACCGGCGTCAACTTCA TCTTCTATTACGGTTCCACTTTCTTCAAGACTGTTGGCATTCAGAACGCCTTCCTCGTGTCCATGATTACAACCGCTGTGAACGTTGGTTCCACACCCATTTCTTTCTGGCAATTGAGAAGTTCGGCCGCCGCCCACTCCTAA
- a CDS encoding high affinity glucose transporter RGT2, producing MVDQEYGNLKARVFFVWGATCTLCVVFAYFLVPETKGLSLEQVDHMLEETTPRNSAKWVPHSRRRDGADVFSFDTTEKKGDLKAGEHREHGVVV from the coding sequence ATGGTCGACCAGGAGTACGGTAACCTGAAGGCGCGAGTCTTCTTCGTCTGGGGCGCTACATGCACTCTATGCGTGGTATTTGCCTACTTCCTGGTCCCCGAGACCAAGGGCCTTTCTCTCGAACAGGTTGACCATATGCTCGAAGAGACTACACCGCGCAACTCTGCCAAATGGGTCCCTCATTCCAGGCGTCGCGATGGCGCAGACGTGTTTTCTTTCGATACGACTGAGAAGAAGGGCGATCTCAAAGCTGGTGAGCACCGCGAGCATGGAGTCGTTGTCTAA
- a CDS encoding RNA-binding protein (RRM domain): MAARPSPGSTSPSNLSNSPFPHGSHSSSTSSSPPKPFASHKTMTADVFASHMYGLPVAIGERRPVEKSPGQKARHTILLRKLPSSSDREAVRNILLFAKDLVDCELVSHPRHADDKGFACALAHFQTLEGAREARDLLNGKRNATNDATLVVEMIHDGPPGAIGSRRNTVDSTPARSAPPSAAMQAPAANGRQSSRYNGTFQNMEKMSPPNGTPGLGNGEFPVTNLFSPTSPVNTSFTSRNVGKSIINNEADDDDGLLNESIGYATAGPPLQSNLQRRATNPNTSSIPTGVQQRFASLSLNTNGVTGMKSPPLSNYASPRSTSNMQSPGPSMSAMSPHSLPSALSNGPSTGYQQYSQHFARPTYPPVNPADQNPPCNTLYVGNLPMDTSEDELKAVFSKQRGYKRLCFRTKQNGPMCFVEFEDTSFATKALNELYGYMLHNSVKGGIRLSFSKNPLGVRSGQNSGMGPQSAITPTTPLSGFGNNVVAPPGFSTATGPPPGLSAPPGLSASLHTNGSSGFGVHSNGGFGMNPNVMAGGMRQPLASSGAGNGFGGYSTYMMGR; the protein is encoded by the coding sequence ATGGCCGCCAGGCCTAGCCCCGGCAGCACGAGCCCCTCGAACTTGTCCAACAGCCCCTTCCCCCACGGCTCCCACAGCAGCTCCACATCCTCTTCCCCGCCAAAACCCTTTGCTTCGCACAAGACGATGACGGCCGACGTCTTCGCATCGCACATGTACGGCCTGCCAGTCGCAATCGGCGAGCGCAGGCCCGTCGAAAAGAGCCCTGGACAAAAGGCCCGCCACACCATCCTGTTGCGCAAGCTGCCGAGCAGCAGCGACCGCGAGGCGGTGCGCAACATCCTCCTCTTCGCCAAAGATCTAGTCGACTGCGAGCTCGTTTCGCACCCTAGGCACGCCGACGACAAGGGCTTCGCCTGTGCTCTTGCCCACTTCCAAACCCTCGAGGGCGCACGTGAGGCGCGCGACCTACTCAACGGCAAGCGCAATGCCACCAACGACGCGACGCTGGTCGTCGAGATGATACACGATGGCCCGCCTGGTGCCATCGGTTCGCGTCGCAACACAGTCGACAGCACACCCGCGCGATCAGCCCCGCCCTCGGCCGCCATGCAGGCCCCCGCTGCAAACGGCCGTCAGTCTTCGCGATACAACGGCACCTTCCAAAACATGGAGAAGATGTCCCCACCCAACGGGACCCCGGGTCTTGGCAACGGGGAATTCCCCGTCACCAACCTCTTCTCGCCGACATCCCCCGTCAACACCTCCTTCACCAGCCGCAATGTGGGCAAGTCAATCATCAACAACGAGGCtgatgatgacgatggcCTGCTCAACGAATCCATTGGGTACGCCACGGCTGGTCCACCCCTACAGTCCAACCTGCAGCGCCGTGCCACCAACCCAAACACCTCTTCCATCCCGACGGGCGTCCAGCAGCGCTTTGCCTCTCTTTCCCTCAACACAAACGGCGTCACAGGCATGAAATCCCCCCCGCTTTCCAATTACGCCTCTCCCCGCTCGACATCCAACATGCAATCGCCGGGCCCCTCCATGTCGGCCATGTCACCACACAGCCTTCCTTCTGCCTTGAGCAATGGACCAAGTACAGGCTACCAGCAGTACTCCCAGCATTTTGCCAGGCCTACCTATCCACCAGTGAACCCGGCTGATCAAAATCCGCCATGCAATACTCTCTATGTTGGGAACCTACCCATGGATACATCTGAAGACGAGCTCAAAGCCGTCTTCTCAAAGCAGCGTGGATACAAGCGCCTCTGCTTCCGCACCAAGCAGAACGGGCCCATGTGTTTTGTCGAATTTGAGGACACGTCGTTTGCTACCAAGGCCTTGAACGAGCTCTACGGATACATGCTCCACAACAGCGTCAAGGGTGGCATTCGCCTCAGCTTCTCAAAGAACCCCCTAGGTGTTCGTAGTGGTCAGAACTCTGGCATGGGCCCGCAGTCTGCCATTACTCCCACTACCCCTCTTTCCGGGTTTGGTAACAATGTCGTAGCCCCCCCGGGCTTCTCCACGGCTACTGGCCCACCACCAGGACTATCTGCACCCCCAGGGTTATCCGCTTCACTCCACACCAACGGTAGCTCTGGCTTTGGAGTCCATTCCAATGGCGGCTTTGGAATGAATCCCAACGTCATGGCCGGTGGGATGCGCCAGCCACTAGCATCCAGTGGCGCTGGCAACGGCTTCGGAGGCTACTCCACATACATGATGGGGCGCTAG
- a CDS encoding FMR2, oxidoreductase related to nitroreductase, which yields MSTQKSFIDAVKERRTYYQLNKESPISDKQITEIAEKAILHVPSSFNSQSTRLVVLLNKDHDQFWDYVLEVLKPMVPEDQFSGTQQKIGGFKAAYGTVLCYEDPEPVENLRKAFPLYAHHFGDWSEHTNAMHQYALWVALEAEGFGANLQHYNPIIDQKAAEHWKIPLEWKLRGQLVFGGRAGQPGEKEFQDVQGKRLFVHGAKE from the exons ATGTCTACCCAAAAGTCCTTCATCGACGCCGTCAAGGAGCGTCGCACCTACTATCAGCTGAACAAGGAATCTCCCATCTCGGACAAGCAGATTACCGAGATCGCCGAGAAGGCCATCCTCCATGTCCCTTCATCTTTCAACTCCCAGAGCACAAGGCTCGTGGTTCTCCTGAACAAGGACCACGACCAATTCTGGGACTATGTTCTCGAGGTCCTCAAGCCAATGGTCCCTGAAGATCAATTCTCAGGAACCCAACAGAAGATAGGTGGATTCAAGGCTGCCTATGGAACT GTACTGTGCTACGAAGATCCCGAGCCTGTTGAGAACCTCCGCAAGGCTTTCC CTCTCTATGCACATCACTTTGGGGACTGGTCCGAGCACACCAACGCCATGCACCAGTATGCTCTGTGGGTTGCCCTCGAGGCCGAGGGCTTCGGCGCCAACCTCCAGCACTACAACCCCATCATCGACCAGAAGGCTGCCGAGCATTGGAAGATCCCTCTTGAGTGGAAGCTCAGGGGCCAGTTGGTCTTCGGTGGACGCGCGGGTCAGCCTGGTGAGAAGGAGTTCCAGGATGTACAGGGCAAGAGGCTCTTTGTTCACGGAGCCAAGGAGTAG